A window of the Oryza brachyantha chromosome 5, ObraRS2, whole genome shotgun sequence genome harbors these coding sequences:
- the LOC102707036 gene encoding probable AMP deaminase — protein MGSDASDPSYRLHLACAALVGASVAAASGYYLHCRSVAQLGDGLSRSAAEQRRRRAAAGKARAPPPPQQPRRAPAGSSSLPDLSSLYSVGAAAAAARGYPVAEEEEDDDDDGTRELADAAEACLPVPLGLPRLHVGPDGNKQLVRSSSNRRVGIIKPNSPKSPVASASAFESVEGSDEDEATQQNGKLDNGYLKTNGNIEGEQKGNKVLENGAAAPLAAASLIRSHSISNDLHGVQPDPVAADILRKEPEQESFIKLLTAPHEIPSPDEIEVYKLLQKCLELRDCYLFREEVAPWEKEVINDPCTPKPDPNPFTYVPEPKSEHVFQMVDGVVHVYADKDYTERLYPVADATTFFTDLHYMLRVISAGNTRTVCHNRLNLLEHKFKFHLMLNSDREFLAQKTAPHRDFYNVRKVDTHVHHSACMNQKHLLRFIKSKLRKEPDEVVIFRDGTYMTLKEVFESLDLTGYDLNVDLLDVHADKSTFHRFDKFNLKYNPCGQSRLREIFLKQDNLIQGRFLAELTKQVFSDLTASKYQMAEYRISIYGRKQSEWDNLASWIVNNELSSENVVWLVQIPRLYNVYKEMGIVTSFQTLLDNIFLPLFEVTIDPASHPQLHVFLKQVVGLDLVDDESKPERRPTKHMPTPEQWTNVFNPAFSYYAYYCYANLYTLNKLRESKGMTTIKFRPHAGEAGDIDHLAATFLLCHNISHGINLRKSPVLQYLYYLGQIGLAMSPLSNNSLFLDYHRNPFPMFFQRGLNISLSTDDPLQIHLTKEPLVEEYSIAASLWKLSSCDLCEIARNSVYQSGFSHALKAHWIGKNYYKRGPSGNDIHKTNVPHIRVQFRDLIWRDEMRLVYLNNVILPDEVDQ, from the exons atggGCTCCGACGCCTCCGACCCCTCGTaccgcctccacctcgcctGCGCCGCCCTGGTCGgcgcctccgtcgccgccgcctccggctaCTACCTGCACTGCCGTTCCGTCGCGCAGCTCGGCGACGGCCTctcccgctccgccgccgagcagcgacggcggcgcgcggcggcggggaaggcccgggccccgccgccgccgcagcagccgcgccgcgcccccgCGGGGTCGTCCTCGCTGCCGGACCTCTCGTCGCTCTACTccgtcggggcggcggcggcggctgccagGGGATACCccgtggccgaggaggaggaggacgacgacgacgacggcacgagggagctcgccgacgccgccgaggcgTGCCTCCCGGTTCCCCTCGGCCTGCCGAGGCTGCACGTGGGGCCCGACG GCAATAAACAACTTGTCCGTTCAAGCTCAAACAGAAGGGTTGGAATAATCAAACCAAATTCACCCAAGTCCCCCGTTGCCAGTGCAAGTGCTTTTGAGAGTGTAGAAGGATCAGATGAGGATGAGGCTACACAGCAAAATGGTAAACTTGATAATGGCTACCTGAAGACGAATGGAAATATT GAAGGAgaacaaaaaggaaacaaagtaCTGGAAAATGGGGCTGCAGCACCATTAGCTGCAGCAAGTTTGATTCGGTCTCATAGTATATCCAATGATCTTCATGGTGTTCAACCTGATCCAGTTGCTGCAGATATTCTTCGAAAAGAACCTGAGCAAGAGTCATTTATTAAGCTATTAACTGCTCCACATG AGATTCCATCTCCTGACGAAATTGAGGTTTACAAGCTCCTTCAGAAGTGTCTTGAGTTAAGAGACTGTTATCTTTTTAGAGAAGAGGTTGCTCCATGGGAGAAGGAGGTCATAAATGATCCCTGTACACCAAAACCTGACCCCAATCCATTTACTTATGTACCCGAACCAAAATCAGAG CATGTTTTCCAAATGGTTGATGGTGTTGTCCATGTCTATGCGGATAAAGACT ATACAGAAAGACTTTATCCTGTTGCTGATGCAACAACCTTCTTTACTGACTTGCATTATATGCTTCGGGTGATTTCTGCTGGAAACACAAGGACCGTGTGTCATAATCGGTTGAATCTTTTAGAGCAT aaattcaaatttcatctGATGTTAAATTCGGATAGGGAGTTTCTTGCCCAGAAGACGGCACCACATCGTGATTTTTATAATGTCAGGAAGGTTGATACTCATGTTCACCACTCAGCGTGCATGAATCAAAAGCACTTGCTGAGATTTATAAAATCCAAATTAAGGAAAGAACCTGATGAG GTTGTCATTTTCAGGGATGGCACTTACATGACTTTGAAGGAGGTTTTTGAGAGCTTGGACTTAACTGG GTATGATTTGAATGTTGATTTACTAGATGTCCATGCGGACAAAAGTACATTTCACCGTTTTGACAAATTCAACCTTAAATACAATCCATGTGGTCAAAGTAGGCTCAGAGAGATTTTCCTCAAACAGGACAATCTTATCCAAG GCCGTTTTCTTGCTGAGCTGACAAAGCAAGTTTTCTCCGACCTTACTGCAAGTAAATACCAG ATGGCTGAATATAGGATTTCAATCTATGGGAGGAAGCAAAGTGAGTGGGACAACCTTGCAAGCTGGATAGTGAACAATGAATTGTCTAGTGAAAATGTTGTCTGGCTGGTTCAG ATCCCACGCTTATATAATGTGTACAAGGAAATGGGTATCGTTACATCATTCCAAACTCTTCTGGACAACATTTTCCTTCCTCTGTTTGAGGTCACTATTGATCCTGCTTCGCATCCGCAGCTTCATGTCTTTCTAAAGCAG GTTGTAGGATTGGATTTGGTTGATGATGAAAGTAAACCTGAAAGGCGTCCAACAAAGCATATGCCTACACCTGAACAATGGACCAATGTCTTCAACCCAGCATTTTCATATTATGCATATTACTGCTATGCTAACTTATACACACTTAATAAG CTGCGTGAATCAAAGGGGATGACCACAATCAAATTCCGTCCACATGCTGGCGAG GCTGGAGACATCGATCACTTGGCAGCAACATTTCTTCTGTGTCACAATATATCGCATGGAATCAATTTAAGGAAGTCTCCTGTGCTTCAATATCTATACTATCTTGGCCAg ATTGGTTTGGCAATGTCCCCATTAAGTAATAACTCCTTGTTTCTCGATTACCACCGGAATCCTTTCCCAATGTTTTTCCAACGAGGCCTGAACATTTCCCTATCGACGGATGATCCATTGCAAATCCACCTGACAAAAGAACCATTGGTGGAAGAATACAGCATTGCCGCTTCG cTCTGGAAGCTTAGTTCTTGTGATTTATGTGAAATAGCTAGAAATTCTGTCTATCAATCAGGCTTTTCACATGCTCTCAAG GCACACTGGATTGGCAAGAATTACTACAAACGAGGCCCTTCAGGGAATGATATCCATAAAACTAATGTGCCTCACATCAGGGTTCAATTTAGGGACTTG ATTTGGAGAGATGAGATGCGGCTAGTATACCTAAACAATGTCATCTTACCTGATGAGGTGGACCAGTAA